In the genome of Pirellulales bacterium, one region contains:
- a CDS encoding bifunctional serine/threonine-protein kinase/formylglycine-generating enzyme family protein, producing MTTKQRPYVEGDEPVPGYRLTAYLGEGGFGAVWRATAPGGAPAALKIVDLGTRQGQKEFRALAVIKRLQHPNLVPISAYWLKDADGQFLDPADMEQVAMQGVQSTVGNSTQQTIAVPRFRPPLELFIAMGLGQKSLGQRLAECREQGLDGIPPAELLRYMDDVASALDHLGNPSGQIGAALDGVQHGDIKPQNILIVSGRAQVCDFGLARVLTDTRRTSLSGSPAYMAPETQKNVLSPAVDQYSLAITYFELRTGRLPFADDLSLLEMWNVHLNGTLDLSALAPAEREVIARATALDPAMRFATSGEMVDALRKAVAGESAPAPQSVVVPVPHTPSKLRPVLMLAAMFGFAAVAVMGWFHSSSQLAPIRPVHGLALHVKPVVLKAGENGLAQVQVRRGDCNGPIRLTWRDLPEGVVPQGELVVPAADVAADITLSVDAKVPETTTKVYMSATAPGVDTIEAEVELRIVPADVWLPADKPFRVAVGADYARINGRYYAATIEYAAHGVVVPFRLIEHQAADDPSPFYIMQDKLANEVFAAFAAQMPDATENWRQSRLESGKKLDEGSKLPVMNVTWDEALACAAWLGGRLPTLDQWDKAAGRRETGRAPREGPYRGMWHADHPLDIAVGLKAPREIGAAQDDVSPFGCRDMSGNGLEWTRSCRDDYADLRGGNYLLKEPFTFKLLDEFETPSSRPCTQAFPYVGFRVVIDDF from the coding sequence ATGACAACGAAACAAAGGCCCTATGTCGAAGGCGACGAACCGGTGCCCGGCTATCGCCTGACGGCCTATCTGGGCGAGGGGGGCTTCGGCGCGGTGTGGCGGGCCACGGCGCCGGGCGGCGCGCCGGCCGCGCTGAAGATCGTCGATCTCGGCACCCGCCAGGGCCAGAAAGAGTTCCGGGCACTGGCGGTCATCAAGCGGCTTCAGCATCCCAACCTGGTGCCGATCTCGGCCTACTGGCTGAAAGACGCCGACGGCCAGTTTCTCGATCCGGCCGACATGGAGCAGGTTGCCATGCAAGGAGTGCAAAGCACCGTCGGCAACAGCACCCAACAGACGATCGCCGTGCCTCGCTTTCGACCGCCGTTGGAGCTGTTCATTGCCATGGGCCTGGGGCAAAAGAGCCTGGGCCAACGGCTGGCCGAGTGTCGCGAGCAGGGTCTCGACGGCATCCCGCCCGCCGAACTGCTGCGCTATATGGACGACGTGGCCAGCGCGCTCGATCACCTCGGCAATCCGTCCGGGCAGATCGGTGCGGCGCTCGACGGCGTGCAGCACGGCGACATCAAGCCGCAGAACATCCTGATCGTCAGCGGTCGGGCCCAGGTGTGCGATTTTGGCCTGGCACGCGTGCTCACCGACACGCGGCGCACCAGCCTGTCGGGCAGCCCCGCCTACATGGCCCCCGAGACGCAAAAAAACGTGCTCAGCCCCGCGGTCGATCAATATTCGCTGGCCATCACTTACTTCGAACTGCGTACGGGCCGGTTGCCCTTCGCGGACGATCTCTCGCTGCTTGAGATGTGGAACGTCCATCTGAACGGCACGCTTGACCTGTCGGCGTTGGCCCCGGCCGAACGCGAAGTCATCGCCCGTGCCACGGCGCTCGATCCGGCCATGCGGTTCGCGACTTCAGGCGAGATGGTCGACGCGCTGCGAAAAGCGGTCGCCGGTGAATCAGCACCGGCGCCGCAATCGGTGGTCGTGCCCGTGCCGCACACGCCGTCGAAGTTGAGGCCGGTGTTGATGCTGGCAGCCATGTTCGGATTCGCGGCCGTAGCCGTCATGGGCTGGTTTCACAGCAGCTCGCAGCTCGCACCCATCCGGCCTGTCCACGGCTTGGCGCTGCACGTCAAGCCGGTCGTGCTCAAAGCGGGCGAAAACGGGCTGGCGCAGGTTCAAGTGCGACGCGGCGATTGCAACGGGCCCATTCGCCTCACCTGGCGAGACCTCCCCGAGGGCGTCGTCCCGCAGGGTGAATTGGTTGTGCCGGCTGCTGATGTGGCCGCGGATATTACGCTCTCCGTCGACGCCAAAGTGCCGGAGACAACGACGAAGGTTTATATGTCGGCGACGGCGCCGGGCGTCGACACGATCGAGGCGGAGGTCGAGCTGCGGATCGTGCCGGCCGACGTATGGCTCCCTGCGGACAAACCTTTTCGAGTCGCTGTGGGGGCCGATTACGCTCGCATCAATGGACGTTATTATGCGGCCACGATCGAGTATGCCGCGCATGGCGTGGTGGTGCCGTTTCGTTTGATCGAGCACCAGGCGGCCGATGACCCCTCGCCCTTTTACATCATGCAGGACAAACTGGCCAACGAAGTCTTCGCCGCCTTTGCCGCACAGATGCCCGACGCGACCGAGAATTGGAGACAGAGCCGGCTGGAAAGCGGCAAGAAACTGGATGAAGGTTCGAAGCTGCCGGTGATGAACGTCACCTGGGACGAGGCCCTCGCCTGTGCCGCTTGGCTGGGCGGACGGTTGCCTACCCTCGACCAATGGGACAAAGCGGCCGGCCGGCGTGAAACCGGCAGAGCCCCGCGAGAAGGTCCGTATCGAGGAATGTGGCACGCCGACCATCCGCTCGATATTGCCGTCGGCCTGAAAGCGCCGCGAGAGATCGGCGCCGCGCAGGACGACGTCAGCCCGTTCGGTTGCCGCGATATGTCGGGCAACGGGCTGGAATGGACGCGAAGCTGCCGAGACGACTACGCCGACCTTCGCGGCGGCAATTACCTGCTGAAAGAACCTTTCACGTTCAAGCTGCTGGACGAGTTCGAAACGCCTTCCAGTCGGCCCTGCACGCAGGCATTTCCCTACGTCGGTTTTCGCGTGGTGATCGACGATTTTTGA
- a CDS encoding phosphoadenylyl-sulfate reductase, whose translation MPVSVEPYRRSPPPDRAYQRTVAEQPQTALPWPPSSEWLAEQSRRLETASPPEIIAWAVEHFFPQLTMATAFGPEGCLILHWLAEIEPRTPVFNLDTGYQFKETLELRDRIAKRYGIVVELKQPELTVVEYEAQHGGPQYKTNPDQCCFDRKIKVLQQAAVGMKAWMSGIRRDQSSDRAKAAIVAWDKKFGLVKVSPLANWTKQQVWKLIVDEKVPYNPLHDQGYTSIGCWPCTRAVMFGEDERAGRWSGTAKTECGLHTLADKE comes from the coding sequence ATGCCCGTCAGCGTGGAACCGTATCGCCGTTCTCCCCCTCCCGACCGCGCCTACCAGCGCACGGTGGCCGAGCAGCCCCAGACGGCACTGCCTTGGCCACCCAGTTCCGAGTGGCTGGCCGAGCAAAGCCGGCGGCTCGAAACGGCTTCGCCACCGGAGATCATCGCCTGGGCCGTGGAACACTTTTTTCCGCAGCTCACCATGGCCACGGCTTTTGGCCCCGAAGGCTGCTTGATCCTGCACTGGCTGGCCGAGATTGAGCCGCGAACGCCCGTGTTCAACCTCGATACGGGCTACCAGTTCAAGGAGACGTTGGAGCTGCGAGACCGCATCGCCAAGCGTTACGGCATCGTGGTTGAGTTGAAACAGCCTGAGCTGACCGTCGTCGAATACGAGGCCCAGCACGGCGGCCCGCAATACAAGACCAACCCCGACCAATGCTGCTTCGACCGCAAGATCAAGGTCTTGCAGCAAGCGGCCGTGGGCATGAAAGCCTGGATGAGCGGTATCCGCCGCGATCAAAGTTCCGACCGGGCCAAAGCGGCCATCGTCGCTTGGGACAAGAAATTCGGCCTGGTGAAGGTCAGCCCGTTGGCCAACTGGACCAAGCAGCAGGTCTGGAAGCTGATCGTCGACGAAAAGGTGCCTTACAATCCCTTGCACGACCAGGGCTACACGAGCATCGGCTGCTGGCCCTGCACGCGGGCGGTGATGTTCGGCGAAGACGAACGCGCCGGCCGATGGAGCGGTACGGCCAAGACCGAATGCGGCTTGCACACGTTGGCTGACAAAGAGTGA
- a CDS encoding Rrf2 family transcriptional regulator, which translates to MKISAKTEYACIAMLELAERYGSGEPVRIREIADEHGVPARFLVQILLQLKGAGFVASTRGASGGYQLVRPPERISLGEVMSVIEGADEPIASSASPESQWGKVLQAAWQEVADVERRALQAITFADLVERAKRRTENMYYI; encoded by the coding sequence GTGAAAATCTCGGCCAAGACAGAATACGCCTGCATCGCCATGCTCGAACTGGCCGAGCGCTACGGCTCGGGCGAGCCGGTCCGCATTCGCGAGATTGCCGACGAGCACGGCGTGCCCGCTCGGTTTCTGGTGCAAATCTTGTTGCAGCTCAAAGGGGCGGGCTTCGTGGCCAGCACGCGCGGCGCGTCGGGCGGCTATCAACTTGTCAGGCCGCCCGAACGGATTTCGCTGGGCGAGGTGATGAGCGTGATCGAGGGGGCCGACGAGCCGATCGCTTCCAGCGCCTCGCCCGAATCGCAGTGGGGCAAGGTGCTGCAAGCCGCCTGGCAGGAGGTGGCCGACGTCGAGCGCCGCGCGTTGCAGGCGATCACCTTCGCGGATTTGGTCGAGCGGGCCAAGCGGCGGACGGAAAATATGTACTATATCTGA
- a CDS encoding DUF1501 domain-containing protein, with protein sequence MSSHYSIDRRAFLGRYAGCLGTLALAELLHNGSPCAASETASQTLPPGRARAVICLFQHGGPSQMDLFDAKPELAKRHGEAYPGELEVHFNKQQGKLLASPFKFSPRGRSGIELSELLPHTAGVVDDLTLVRSMTTESVDHEAALRLIHTGKIQAGRPVWGSWVTYALGAENRELPSYVVLSDPGGLPVDGVRNWSSGWLPAVYQGTPFRSGASPVLNLAPPAEITAAARRSQLKFLAELNRSHLQYHADSSDLAARIANFETAARMQTAVPEALDLSRETEATRRLYGLDQPQTQEYAARCLLARRLVERGVRFVQVFMSGQPWDTHSKNAENLKNLCGRTDQPSAALVQDLKQRGLLDSTVVLWTGEFGRLPISQGTDGRDHNRHAFSLWLAGGGFKRGYAHGRTDDFGYAAVDRRVTVHDLHATLLHAMGLNHVRLTYPHEGRNDSLTDVDVSHARVIPELLA encoded by the coding sequence GTGTCGTCACACTATTCCATCGACCGGCGCGCCTTCCTCGGCCGCTATGCAGGCTGCCTGGGAACACTCGCTCTGGCCGAGCTGCTGCACAACGGCTCTCCGTGCGCGGCTTCCGAGACAGCATCGCAAACGCTTCCGCCCGGCCGGGCCCGGGCGGTTATTTGCCTGTTTCAACACGGTGGCCCAAGTCAGATGGACCTGTTCGACGCCAAGCCCGAATTGGCCAAGCGGCACGGCGAAGCCTATCCCGGCGAGTTGGAGGTGCATTTCAACAAGCAGCAGGGCAAGCTGCTGGCGTCGCCCTTCAAGTTTTCGCCCCGCGGACGTTCGGGCATTGAGCTTTCGGAGCTGCTGCCGCACACCGCTGGCGTTGTCGATGACCTGACGCTGGTCCGCTCGATGACCACCGAGTCGGTCGACCACGAAGCGGCCTTGCGGCTGATCCACACCGGCAAGATTCAGGCCGGGCGGCCCGTCTGGGGTTCGTGGGTCACGTATGCCTTGGGAGCCGAGAACCGCGAGCTGCCGAGCTACGTCGTGCTTTCCGATCCCGGCGGACTGCCGGTGGACGGCGTGCGGAATTGGTCGAGCGGCTGGCTGCCGGCCGTCTATCAGGGCACACCCTTTCGATCGGGCGCGTCGCCCGTTTTGAATCTGGCACCGCCGGCGGAGATCACGGCGGCGGCGCGACGCAGCCAATTGAAGTTTTTGGCTGAACTGAATCGTTCGCACTTGCAGTATCACGCCGACAGCTCCGACCTGGCCGCGCGGATCGCGAACTTTGAAACCGCGGCCCGCATGCAAACCGCCGTGCCCGAAGCGCTTGACCTGTCACGCGAGACGGAGGCCACGCGCCGGTTGTATGGGCTCGACCAACCGCAAACTCAGGAATACGCCGCGCGCTGCCTGCTGGCCAGGCGACTCGTCGAGCGCGGCGTGCGGTTCGTGCAAGTGTTCATGAGCGGCCAACCGTGGGACACGCACAGCAAGAACGCCGAGAACTTGAAGAACTTGTGCGGCCGAACCGATCAGCCCAGCGCCGCGTTGGTGCAGGATCTGAAACAACGCGGGCTGCTCGATTCGACCGTCGTACTTTGGACCGGCGAATTCGGCCGCTTGCCGATTTCGCAAGGAACCGACGGCCGCGACCACAATCGCCACGCCTTTTCGCTCTGGCTGGCGGGCGGAGGCTTTAAGCGCGGCTACGCGCACGGCCGCACCGACGATTTCGGTTACGCGGCGGTCGACCGGCGGGTGACGGTTCACGACTTGCACGCCACCCTCTTACACGCGATGGGGCTCAATCACGTGCGGCTGACCTATCCGCACGAAGGCCGCAACGACAGCCTGACCGACGTCGATGTCTCGCACGCCCGTGTCATCCCGGAACTGTTGGCGTAG
- a CDS encoding DUF1549 and DUF1553 domain-containing protein has product MSRSPEADRYALIRRLSFDLTGLPPAPEEIEAFVADTRADAYQRLVERYLASPHYGERWGKWWLDAAGYADSNGYFNADTDRPLAYRYRDYVVRSFNADKPFDQFLREQLAGDELAGFRPGGEIHPGQVDLLVATHFLRNPQDGTGESDGNPDEVRADRYSVLEGTEQMIGSALLGLTLQCARCHDHKFEPVTQAEYYSLQAILGAAFDPEHWVKPNDRQVNTATAAEVAAWEARTRQIEEAIADRRQALASWVPDSSPAAAQFQEAYKQKRQEVEAAVAELNRQRTDKPGRTAVVVDVSPTPPDWFLLVRGNYAERGPKVEPGVPAALAEPSNGYVIGPPAGASSGRRLALARWLTQPGSMAASLLARVTVNRAWQQHFGTGICSTPDNLGFSGSPPTHPELLDDLARKLIESGWSIKQLQRAIVLSAAYRQASLPRDDGLRVDPDDRLLWRFPLRRLDAESLRDAALAIAGELDTTMGGRYVPTHRNAEGEVIADEGQPGGKRRSLYVQQRRTQTLSWLEVFDAPSIVVNCTRRNQATIPLQSLSALNSEFSIRRAKGLARRLSGQPDGDVIGLAFLLVAGRPPRDDERSAAERFLASQPAAYAGQAEAANRALVDFCQMLFASNAFLYME; this is encoded by the coding sequence TTGTCGCGCTCGCCGGAGGCGGACCGCTATGCGCTCATCCGACGTTTGAGTTTCGATCTGACCGGCCTGCCGCCGGCGCCCGAAGAGATCGAGGCGTTCGTGGCAGACACGCGGGCAGATGCCTATCAGCGGCTGGTCGAACGCTATCTGGCCTCGCCTCACTACGGCGAGCGTTGGGGCAAGTGGTGGCTGGATGCCGCCGGCTACGCCGACAGCAACGGTTACTTCAACGCCGATACCGACCGGCCGCTCGCCTACCGCTATCGCGATTACGTCGTTCGATCGTTCAACGCCGACAAGCCGTTCGACCAGTTCCTGCGCGAGCAGCTTGCCGGCGACGAGCTGGCGGGCTTTCGGCCGGGCGGCGAAATTCATCCGGGGCAGGTCGATTTGCTCGTGGCGACCCACTTTCTGCGCAACCCGCAGGACGGCACGGGCGAGAGCGACGGCAATCCCGACGAAGTGCGTGCCGACCGCTACAGCGTGCTGGAGGGCACCGAGCAGATGATCGGTTCGGCCCTGCTCGGCCTGACGCTGCAATGTGCCCGCTGCCACGACCACAAATTCGAGCCGGTCACGCAGGCCGAATACTACTCCCTGCAGGCCATTCTGGGCGCGGCCTTCGATCCCGAACACTGGGTCAAACCCAATGACCGCCAGGTCAACACGGCCACGGCCGCGGAGGTCGCCGCATGGGAAGCTCGCACGCGCCAGATCGAGGAGGCGATTGCGGACCGCAGGCAGGCATTAGCCAGTTGGGTGCCCGATTCCTCCCCAGCCGCGGCCCAATTCCAGGAAGCCTACAAGCAAAAGCGTCAGGAAGTGGAGGCGGCCGTGGCCGAGCTGAATCGGCAACGGACTGATAAGCCGGGGCGAACAGCGGTCGTGGTCGATGTTTCGCCGACTCCGCCCGATTGGTTCCTGCTGGTGCGCGGCAACTACGCAGAGCGCGGCCCGAAGGTCGAACCGGGCGTGCCGGCCGCGCTCGCGGAACCGTCGAACGGCTACGTGATTGGGCCGCCGGCCGGCGCGAGCAGCGGCAGGCGATTGGCTCTGGCGCGCTGGTTGACTCAGCCGGGATCGATGGCAGCATCGCTGCTGGCCCGCGTGACGGTGAATCGCGCTTGGCAACAGCACTTCGGGACCGGGATCTGTTCGACGCCCGACAACTTGGGCTTTAGCGGCAGCCCGCCTACGCATCCCGAATTGCTCGATGATCTGGCCCGCAAGCTCATCGAGAGTGGCTGGAGCATCAAGCAGTTGCAGCGCGCGATTGTGCTTTCGGCGGCCTATCGACAGGCGAGCCTGCCGCGCGACGACGGCCTGCGCGTCGATCCCGATGACCGCCTCCTCTGGCGGTTTCCGTTGCGGCGGCTCGATGCCGAAAGCTTGCGCGACGCCGCCCTGGCGATCGCCGGCGAGCTCGACACAACGATGGGCGGCCGCTATGTGCCGACGCACCGCAACGCCGAGGGCGAGGTCATCGCGGATGAAGGTCAGCCGGGCGGAAAGCGACGCAGTCTTTACGTGCAGCAACGGCGTACGCAGACGCTGAGCTGGCTGGAAGTGTTCGATGCTCCGTCGATTGTCGTCAACTGCACGCGGCGGAATCAGGCCACCATTCCCTTGCAATCGCTGAGCGCCTTGAACTCGGAGTTTTCAATACGCCGTGCGAAAGGACTCGCGCGTCGATTGTCTGGCCAACCCGACGGCGACGTGATTGGGCTCGCATTTTTGCTGGTCGCCGGTCGCCCGCCACGCGATGACGAACGATCGGCGGCCGAACGGTTCCTGGCATCGCAACCGGCCGCCTACGCCGGCCAGGCCGAGGCCGCGAACCGGGCACTGGTCGATTTCTGTCAGATGCTGTTTGCGAGCAACGCCTTTTTGTATATGGAGTGA
- a CDS encoding heavy metal translocating P-type ATPase produces the protein MAIDPICQMQVDEATALKAERDGQTYYFCCESCRQKFLSGAGPRLVQLHAPKPLPTDRPQAAPGQARYVCPMCAGVESDRPAACPKCGMALEPAAPVARQTVYTCPMHPEIEQASPGSCPKCGMDLEPKYVAVEEGDDELRAMSRRFWFSVAMGLPVVLLAMLPMAGVPLDRWFSATTTHWIELTLSTPVVLWAGWPFFERGGRSLVTWNLNMFTLIALGTGATFAYSIVVTLFPGVIPAKFHEHGHAPVYFEAAVVITALVLLGQVLELRARRRTGHAIRELLGLAPPTARKIVEGGEHEVPLEQVRAGDLLRIRPGDKIPVDAEVVEGQSRVDEAMITGEPMPVEKRPADEVIGGTVNTSGTLVVRAKRVGDETVLAQIVRMVADAQRSRAPIQRLADVVAGYFVPAVLLVAVLTFVAWAWFAPEQPALVYALVNAVAVLMIACPCALGLATPMSIMVGVGRGAREGVLIKDAAMLEALEKVDTIVVDKTGTLTLGRPALTKLLPLAERSEEDLLRLAASVEQPSEHPLGEVIVASARELQMELSPVEEFQSVTGRGVQGRVAGKLVNVGNRAFLEQHGVQNLDKLEPEAAPLREQGASVVYVALDGELAGAIAVTDPIKPTTAEALRTLHGLGLRVVMLTGDNERTARTLAEQLGIDQFEAELTPQDKHDRIERLRGAGRRVAMAGDGINDAPALAAADVGIAMGTGTDVAIEAAGITLLRGDLTGIVKAVQLSRLVMRNIRQNLAFAFVYNMLGVPVAAGVLYPFFGLLLSPMLAAAAMSFSSVSVITNALRLRSMRLA, from the coding sequence ATGGCCATCGACCCTATCTGTCAGATGCAGGTTGACGAAGCGACGGCCTTGAAGGCCGAGCGTGACGGCCAGACCTATTACTTTTGCTGCGAGAGCTGCCGGCAGAAGTTCTTGTCCGGCGCGGGACCGCGGTTGGTGCAACTGCACGCCCCCAAACCGCTGCCAACCGACCGACCGCAGGCGGCGCCCGGCCAGGCCCGCTATGTCTGCCCGATGTGTGCCGGCGTCGAAAGCGACCGGCCGGCCGCCTGCCCGAAGTGCGGCATGGCGCTGGAGCCGGCCGCGCCGGTGGCCCGCCAGACCGTCTATACCTGCCCGATGCACCCGGAGATCGAACAAGCTTCGCCCGGCTCGTGCCCCAAGTGCGGCATGGACCTGGAACCTAAGTACGTCGCCGTGGAAGAGGGTGATGACGAGCTGCGGGCCATGTCGCGCCGGTTCTGGTTCTCGGTGGCGATGGGGCTGCCGGTGGTGCTGCTGGCGATGTTGCCGATGGCCGGTGTGCCGCTGGACCGCTGGTTTTCTGCGACGACTACGCACTGGATCGAATTGACGCTCAGCACGCCGGTGGTGCTGTGGGCGGGCTGGCCTTTCTTCGAGCGCGGCGGGCGGTCGCTCGTCACGTGGAACCTGAACATGTTCACATTGATTGCGCTGGGCACGGGAGCGACGTTCGCCTACAGCATTGTCGTGACGTTGTTTCCCGGCGTGATTCCGGCGAAATTTCACGAGCACGGGCACGCGCCGGTCTACTTCGAGGCGGCCGTGGTCATTACCGCTTTGGTGCTGTTGGGGCAGGTGCTGGAGCTGCGTGCCCGGCGGCGTACGGGACACGCCATCCGCGAGTTGCTGGGCTTGGCGCCGCCCACGGCGCGAAAGATCGTCGAGGGCGGCGAGCATGAAGTTCCGCTGGAACAGGTGCGCGCAGGCGACCTGTTGCGGATTCGGCCAGGCGACAAGATTCCCGTCGATGCCGAAGTCGTCGAGGGCCAAAGCCGCGTCGATGAGGCGATGATTACCGGCGAGCCGATGCCGGTCGAAAAGCGGCCCGCGGACGAGGTGATCGGCGGCACAGTGAACACATCGGGCACCCTTGTCGTGCGGGCCAAGCGGGTCGGCGATGAGACGGTGTTGGCCCAGATCGTGCGGATGGTGGCCGACGCCCAGCGCAGCCGGGCACCCATTCAGCGGTTGGCCGACGTGGTGGCCGGCTATTTCGTGCCCGCCGTGCTGCTGGTGGCGGTCCTGACCTTCGTCGCCTGGGCCTGGTTCGCTCCCGAGCAGCCGGCGCTGGTCTACGCCTTGGTCAACGCCGTGGCGGTGCTCATGATTGCCTGTCCCTGTGCCTTGGGTCTGGCCACGCCGATGTCGATCATGGTGGGTGTGGGCCGCGGCGCCCGCGAAGGCGTGCTCATCAAAGACGCCGCCATGCTCGAAGCCCTGGAGAAGGTCGATACGATCGTCGTCGATAAGACCGGCACGCTCACGCTTGGCCGACCGGCGCTCACGAAGCTGCTGCCGCTGGCCGAGCGATCTGAAGAGGACCTCCTGCGTCTGGCCGCATCGGTCGAGCAGCCAAGCGAGCATCCGCTGGGCGAGGTGATTGTGGCCAGCGCCCGCGAGCTTCAGATGGAACTGTCGCCCGTGGAGGAATTCCAGTCGGTGACGGGACGCGGCGTGCAGGGCCGCGTCGCCGGCAAGTTGGTGAACGTCGGCAACCGTGCGTTTCTCGAACAGCACGGCGTGCAGAATCTCGACAAGCTTGAGCCGGAAGCGGCGCCGCTACGTGAGCAGGGTGCCTCGGTCGTGTACGTGGCCCTCGACGGCGAGTTGGCCGGTGCGATCGCCGTAACCGACCCAATCAAGCCGACGACGGCGGAGGCTCTTCGCACGCTGCACGGCCTGGGCTTGCGGGTGGTTATGCTCACCGGCGACAACGAGCGCACCGCGCGTACCCTCGCCGAGCAGCTCGGCATCGATCAGTTTGAGGCCGAGCTGACGCCGCAAGACAAGCACGACCGCATCGAGCGGCTCCGCGGCGCTGGGCGGCGCGTGGCAATGGCGGGCGACGGCATCAACGACGCCCCGGCGCTGGCCGCGGCCGATGTGGGCATTGCGATGGGCACCGGCACCGACGTGGCCATCGAAGCGGCCGGCATCACGCTGTTGCGCGGCGACCTGACGGGCATCGTCAAGGCGGTGCAACTCAGCCGCCTGGTGATGCGCAACATTCGCCAGAACCTGGCATTTGCGTTCGTTTACAACATGCTGGGCGTGCCGGTGGCCGCCGGCGTGCTCTATCCGTTTTTTGGCCTGCTGCTCAGCCCCATGCTGGCGGCGGCGGCCATGAGCTTCAGCTCCGTCTCCGTCATCACCAACGCGCTGCGGCTGCGTTCCATGCGGCTGGCGTAG
- a CDS encoding prolipoprotein diacylglyceryl transferase family protein, translating into MLQTLFHIPLGWLQILWAAGSLIWFGYVWRREGLVAAARATLATLAVIGLVLLLVLPAVCDRDGLPIRGYGVMLLLGLVSGVGLAMYRARRMGLNPDAIQALAFWLVMGGIIGARGFYVIEYWPEFQKGDLFETLKAIVDFTKGGLVVFGSALGAGLALVLFVRKYRLPGLALADLIAPSLMLGLAFGRVGCFLNGCCFGGVCHEPWAVRFPPGSPPHLEEAKKGDLSLFGLKMVNADPHAPAVIGEVEPGSPAYEAGLRKGQRVTRIRVNEYEFPGMAAPSSLSCSRQPQSIAKPPPATVEDALFALETARHAGDQVAVFTTNDIVPATWTIKQPPARTLPLHPAQLYAALDALLLCLLLLAFYPYRQRDGEVFALMITVHPISRFLQEIIRVDEAGQFGTGLSISQLVGIAMFAAAIGLWCYLARQPKGSVLPPRVAVS; encoded by the coding sequence ATGCTGCAAACGCTTTTTCATATCCCGCTCGGTTGGCTGCAAATTCTCTGGGCGGCGGGTTCGTTGATTTGGTTCGGCTACGTGTGGCGTCGCGAGGGCCTGGTCGCCGCGGCGCGGGCCACGTTGGCGACGCTCGCGGTCATCGGCCTGGTGCTTCTGCTGGTGCTGCCGGCCGTGTGCGACCGCGACGGGCTGCCGATCCGCGGCTATGGCGTGATGCTCCTTCTGGGGCTGGTCTCCGGCGTCGGGCTGGCGATGTACCGCGCGCGGCGCATGGGCCTCAACCCCGATGCCATCCAGGCGCTGGCGTTCTGGCTGGTTATGGGTGGTATCATCGGAGCCAGGGGGTTTTACGTCATCGAGTATTGGCCCGAATTCCAGAAAGGCGATCTGTTCGAAACGCTCAAGGCAATTGTCGACTTTACCAAGGGCGGGCTGGTGGTGTTTGGCTCGGCGCTGGGCGCAGGACTGGCACTGGTGCTGTTCGTGCGCAAATACCGCTTGCCCGGCCTCGCCCTGGCCGACCTGATCGCTCCCAGCCTGATGTTGGGCCTGGCATTCGGTCGCGTCGGTTGTTTCCTGAACGGTTGCTGCTTCGGCGGCGTGTGCCACGAACCGTGGGCCGTGCGCTTTCCGCCGGGCAGTCCTCCGCATCTGGAAGAGGCGAAAAAGGGCGACCTGAGCCTGTTTGGGCTGAAGATGGTCAATGCCGACCCGCACGCGCCGGCCGTGATCGGCGAAGTCGAACCAGGCTCGCCCGCGTATGAGGCCGGCCTCCGCAAGGGTCAGCGCGTGACGCGGATTCGCGTGAACGAGTATGAGTTTCCGGGCATGGCCGCCCCGTCATCGCTTTCGTGCTCGCGCCAGCCTCAATCCATCGCCAAGCCCCCGCCGGCCACCGTCGAAGACGCACTGTTCGCCCTGGAGACGGCGCGCCATGCCGGAGACCAGGTGGCGGTTTTCACAACCAACGACATCGTCCCGGCGACATGGACCATCAAGCAACCTCCGGCCAGGACACTGCCCTTGCACCCGGCCCAGCTTTACGCGGCTCTCGACGCGCTGCTCTTGTGCCTGCTGTTGTTGGCCTTCTATCCCTATCGCCAGCGCGACGGCGAAGTGTTTGCCCTGATGATCACCGTTCATCCGATATCGCGTTTCCTGCAGGAGATCATTCGCGTCGACGAGGCAGGCCAGTTCGGCACCGGCCTGAGCATATCGCAGCTCGTGGGCATTGCGATGTTCGCCGCCGCGATCGGCTTGTGGTGTTATCTGGCGCGCCAACCCAAGGGTTCGGTCTTGCCGCCGCGCGTGGCAGTCTCCTGA